Proteins co-encoded in one Astyanax mexicanus isolate ESR-SI-001 chromosome 1, AstMex3_surface, whole genome shotgun sequence genomic window:
- the LOC125804520 gene encoding deleted in malignant brain tumors 1 protein-like, giving the protein MRDAAVVCRELVCGEAVDTYHESYFGSASGPIWMDNVHCSGSESTLRNCESAGWGKHNCDHSKDAGVICSGVRVVGGSHCSGRVEVLHGESWVTVCDADFNQQDAEVVCRELGCGSLVEVLGAAAFGRGEGPVWSEKLQCRGTDSQIHFCPKTSSLKHNCSHDNDVGLVCADSVRLADGGSRCAGRAEVFHRGQWGTICGAGANFIAGFVMYKELGCGEPFRTDAAVPGSAPIWMSHVKCTGSESTLKHCGLLGWGEHSCNHNMDIELTCSDHRTSRLADGPHVCSGRVEVFHGASWFTVCDADFDQQDAEVVCRELGCGSPVEVLGAAAFGKGKGQVWSEELQCRGDESEITLCPITSSHKYNCSHGNDVGLVCSGHTQARLMNGSDSCSGRVELQYLSEWGTVCHVSWDMRAASVLCAQLKCGSSVAVLGSDWFGEGSGRIWADVFDCQGNETHLLKCLISSWSRTACSHKQDVGLLCSGSSLASHEGVVRLTGGMECEGEVEVFFRQDWRRVLLDSWSESEASVVCRQLGCGSVLNTSSSSSSSPEHSYMCVTGFNCSGSEAHLRNCSSSQAVNCSSTEQLYITCSGYSSIRLVGSGGDCAGRLEVFHSGSWGTVSDELWDIEDAQVVCRQLQCGVALSAPVPVPARFGSGTGPIWLNEVECEGNEASLWNCRYQLCGEDECGHKDDVGVVCSGTVC; this is encoded by the exons atgagagatgctgcagtggtgtgtagagagctggtctgtggagaagctgtagatacATATCATGAGTCTTACTTTGGATCAgcatcaggaccaatctggatggataatgtgcactgcagtggctctgagtctacactgaggaactgtgaatcagcaggatggggtaaacataactgtgatcattctaaagatgctggagtcatctgttcag GAGTCCGGGTGGTTGGTGGTTCTCActgttctgggagagtggaggttcttcatggagagagctgggtcacagtgtgtgatgctgactttaaccagcaggatgcagaggttgtgtgtcgagagctgggctgtggttctcttgtggaggttctgggagcagctgcttttggtagaggggagggtccggtgtggtcagagaagcttcagtgtagaggaactgattctcagattcacttctgtccaaaaacatcttcactcaaacacaactgctcccatgataatgatgtgggactggtgtgtgcag acagtgtgaggttggcggatggtggcagtcgctgtgctggaagagcagaggtttttcacagaggacagtggggaacaattTGTGGTGCTGGTGCAAATTTCATAGCGGGTTTTGTCATGTATAAAGAGTTGGGCTGTGGAGAGCCGTTTAGGACTGATGCAGCTGTTCCAGGATCTGCACCGATCTGGATGAGTCATGTGAAGTGTACTGGATCAGAGtctacactgaaacactgtggatTATTAGGGTGGGGTGAACACAGCTGTAATCATAATATGGATAttgagcttacctgttcag atcacaggaCATCCAGACTTGCTGATGGTCCTCATgtttgctctgggagagtggaggtttttcATGGAGCGTCttggttcacagtgtgtgatgctgactttgaccagcaggatgcagaggttgtgtgtcgagagctgggctgtggttctcctgtggaggttctgggagcagctgcttttggtaaagggaagggtcaggtgtggtcagaggagcttcagtgtagaggagatgaatctgagattactctctgtccaataacctcttcacacaaatacaactgctctcatggtaatgatgtgggacttgtatgttctg gtcatactcaggctcggctgatgaacggctcagactcttgttctggtcgagtggagctccagtacctcagtgagtggggtacagtgtgtcatgtaagctgggatatgagagctgccagtgtcctctgtgctcagctgaagtgtgggagttctgtggctgtgttggggtcagactggtttggggaggggagtggccggatctgggcggatgtgtttgattgtcaggggaacgaaacacacctgttaaagtgtctcatttcatcatggagtcgaactgcatgctctcataaacAGGATGTTGGACTCCTCTGCAGTG gttcttctctggcgtctcatgagggtGTAGTGAGATTgactggagggatggagtgtgagggggaggtagaggttttcttcaggcaggactggaggagagttctgctggactcctggagtgagtctgaggcctctgtggtctgcagacagctgggctgtggttctgtactcaacacctccagctcctcttcatccagtcctgaacacagctacatgtgtgtgacgggtttcaactgctctgggagtgaagctcatctgaggaactgcagcagctcacaagcagttaactgcagctccacggaacagctctacatcacctgctctg gctacagctccatcaggctggttggttctgggggagactgtgctggaaggctggaggttttccacagtggatcatgggggacagtgagtgatgaattgtgggatattgaggatgcgcaggtggtctgcagacagctgcagtgtggagtcgccctcagtgctccagtaccagtaccagcccggtttggatctggaactggacccatttggctgaatgaggtggagtgtgaggggaacgaggcgtctctgtggaactgcagatatcagctgtgtggagaggatgaatgtggacacaaggatgatgtaggagtcgtctGCTCAGGTACAGTGTGCTGA